Proteins encoded in a region of the Gallalistipes aquisgranensis genome:
- a CDS encoding DMT family transporter, whose protein sequence is MTDDKKLSGHLALLGANVIFGLNMPISKTVLSLDFVTPYTLNLFRMGGAAVLFWIASLFCRREKVPLRDVLLLFAASLFGVQLNQVSFLIGLSMTAPVDASIVATTVPIITMIISALYLKEPITWKKVIGVLVGASGAIMLITGGQGASGGESHLAGNLLCLLSAASFATYLVLFKKLIGRYSSVTLMKWMFLFAALCNLTFCWDDFISTDFSRFTWDVSLRVAYVVCGATFLSYMLIPVGQRTLRPTVVSMYNYVQPLVASLVAVLIGLDSMNWVKGVAAVLVFSGVYIVTLSKSRAQLEAERAARTKV, encoded by the coding sequence ATGACCGACGACAAGAAACTTTCCGGCCATTTGGCGCTGCTGGGTGCCAATGTGATTTTCGGCCTCAATATGCCGATCTCGAAGACGGTGCTTTCGCTCGATTTCGTGACGCCCTACACGCTGAACCTGTTCCGTATGGGCGGTGCGGCGGTTCTTTTCTGGATCGCGTCGCTTTTCTGCCGCCGGGAAAAGGTGCCCCTGCGCGATGTGCTGCTGCTGTTCGCCGCTTCGCTGTTCGGCGTGCAGCTCAACCAGGTGAGTTTCCTGATCGGCCTGTCGATGACCGCTCCGGTCGATGCCTCGATCGTGGCGACGACCGTGCCGATCATCACCATGATTATCTCCGCCCTCTACTTGAAGGAACCCATCACATGGAAAAAGGTGATCGGCGTGCTGGTGGGGGCTTCGGGAGCCATCATGTTGATTACGGGCGGACAAGGCGCCTCGGGAGGCGAGTCGCACCTGGCCGGGAACCTGCTCTGTCTGTTGAGTGCCGCCTCGTTCGCCACCTATCTGGTGCTGTTCAAAAAACTGATCGGCCGTTACTCCTCCGTGACGCTGATGAAGTGGATGTTCCTCTTCGCGGCTCTGTGCAACCTGACTTTCTGCTGGGACGATTTCATATCCACCGACTTTTCCCGTTTCACGTGGGATGTCTCCCTGCGCGTGGCCTACGTGGTCTGCGGCGCCACGTTCCTCTCCTACATGCTGATTCCCGTGGGGCAGCGGACGCTGCGTCCCACGGTGGTGAGCATGTACAACTACGTGCAGCCGCTGGTCGCCTCGCTCGTGGCCGTGCTGATCGGTCTCGATTCGATGAACTGGGTGAAGGGCGTTGCCGCCGTGCTGGTCTTTTCCGGGGTCTATATCGTGACCCTCAGTAAGTCGCGGGCACAGCTCGAGGCCGAAAGGGCGGCCCGGACGAAAGTGTAG
- a CDS encoding KamA family radical SAM protein, whose translation MTLHELLTLPTKRIVEHFRRKYPQIAALADESPDAESFRDGLRRCLDERNGERPTPAREAEVHLRRLLEAEGTTVTDLSTGEKVPCRTLALLRGALRGEETHPDFMLEMTELFRQLEGHEYPVPNRIAVAREAGRWVSGLDPQVRAVRERNKERIIDLLIEKVEHRTGTQSRFVFPEGLSREEKRETIGRWWNDHRFHLAMAVRSPRELNRMLGGSLSRETMELLQEARHKEIPFFVTPYYLSLLNPGPDGYDDRTIRSYVIYSPELVRTYGTIRAWEKEDIVEAGKPNAAGWIVPGHNIHRRYPDVAILIPDSMGRACGGLCAPCQRMYDFQSRRLGFEFQNLKPNEHWNTKLRKLMRYFEEDSQLKDILITGGDALMSRNATLRGILEAVYRMALRKRRANARRPEGEKYAELQRVRLGTRLPAYLPMRIDDELVSILRSFKERASEAGVRQFIIQTHFESPLEITPEAREGIRRLQSAGWIVTNQLVFTAAASRRGHTARLRQMLNREGVICYYTFSVKGFGENYALFAPNARSMQEQREEKRYGGMTPEEARELMRTFGHPEQLRTRLREFMQGKGLPFLATDRSVLNLPAIGKSMTFILAGLTPDGRRILRFDHDRGRRHSPVIDHMEHVYITENKSLAAYLRQLAGMGENPDHYRTLWSYRDGETEPRFALFEYPDDGVQVTSAITNIAPDAI comes from the coding sequence ATGACATTACACGAATTACTGACACTGCCCACGAAACGGATCGTGGAGCATTTCCGCCGCAAATATCCGCAGATCGCCGCATTGGCCGACGAGTCGCCCGACGCAGAGTCGTTCCGCGACGGACTCCGCCGCTGCCTGGACGAAAGGAACGGGGAGCGACCGACCCCGGCCCGGGAGGCCGAAGTACACCTGCGCCGGCTGCTCGAGGCGGAGGGGACGACCGTAACCGACCTTTCGACCGGCGAGAAGGTACCTTGCCGTACGCTCGCCCTGCTGCGGGGAGCGCTCCGGGGCGAAGAGACCCATCCGGATTTCATGCTGGAGATGACCGAACTGTTCCGGCAGCTGGAAGGGCATGAATATCCCGTTCCTAACCGGATCGCCGTGGCCCGGGAAGCCGGACGCTGGGTTTCGGGGCTCGACCCGCAGGTGCGGGCCGTGCGGGAGCGGAACAAGGAACGGATCATCGACCTGCTGATCGAAAAAGTGGAGCACAGGACGGGCACCCAAAGCCGGTTCGTTTTCCCGGAGGGTCTCTCCCGGGAGGAGAAACGCGAGACGATCGGCCGGTGGTGGAACGACCACCGTTTCCACCTGGCGATGGCCGTGCGTTCCCCCCGTGAACTGAACCGCATGCTGGGCGGATCGCTCTCCCGCGAGACGATGGAACTGCTGCAGGAGGCCCGGCACAAGGAGATTCCCTTCTTCGTGACCCCCTACTACCTCTCGCTGCTGAATCCGGGCCCCGACGGGTACGACGACCGGACGATCCGCAGTTACGTGATCTACTCCCCGGAGCTGGTGCGGACCTACGGGACGATCCGGGCCTGGGAGAAGGAGGACATCGTGGAGGCCGGCAAACCCAATGCGGCAGGATGGATCGTACCGGGACACAACATCCACCGGCGCTATCCGGACGTGGCGATCCTCATTCCCGACTCGATGGGCCGGGCCTGCGGCGGGCTGTGCGCCCCCTGCCAGCGAATGTACGATTTCCAGAGCCGGAGGCTGGGGTTCGAATTCCAGAACCTGAAACCCAACGAACATTGGAATACGAAACTGCGCAAACTGATGCGCTATTTCGAAGAAGATTCCCAACTGAAGGACATCCTCATCACGGGCGGGGACGCGCTGATGAGCCGCAATGCCACGCTGCGGGGTATTCTGGAGGCGGTTTACCGCATGGCCCTGCGCAAGCGCCGGGCCAACGCCCGGAGACCGGAGGGAGAGAAATACGCCGAACTGCAACGGGTGAGGCTCGGCACGCGCCTGCCAGCCTACCTGCCCATGCGGATCGACGATGAACTGGTGAGTATCTTGCGGAGTTTCAAGGAACGGGCTTCGGAAGCGGGCGTACGGCAATTCATCATCCAGACCCACTTCGAATCGCCCCTGGAGATCACGCCCGAGGCACGCGAAGGCATCCGCCGGTTGCAATCGGCCGGGTGGATCGTCACCAACCAGTTGGTATTCACGGCAGCCGCCTCGCGCCGGGGACACACCGCACGCCTGCGGCAGATGCTCAACCGGGAAGGAGTGATCTGCTACTACACCTTCTCGGTGAAAGGTTTCGGGGAGAACTATGCCCTGTTCGCACCCAATGCCCGCTCGATGCAGGAACAACGGGAGGAGAAACGCTACGGAGGGATGACGCCCGAAGAGGCCCGTGAGTTGATGCGGACATTCGGACATCCCGAACAGCTCCGTACCCGGCTGAGGGAGTTCATGCAGGGGAAAGGCCTGCCCTTCCTGGCGACCGACCGCAGCGTGCTCAATCTGCCCGCCATCGGAAAGAGCATGACCTTCATCCTCGCAGGCCTCACCCCGGACGGCAGGAGAATCCTCCGATTCGACCACGACCGCGGCCGGCGCCACAGTCCGGTGATCGACCACATGGAGCACGTCTACATCACGGAAAACAAGTCGCTGGCGGCCTATCTGCGCCAACTGGCCGGAATGGGAGAAAATCCCGACCACTACCGAACGCTGTGGAGTTACCGGGACGGGGAGACGGAACCCCGTTTCGCCCTGTTCGAATACCCGGACGACGGAGTGCAGGTCACCTCCGCAATCACCAATATCGCCCCGGACGCGATCTGA
- a CDS encoding SDR family NAD(P)-dependent oxidoreductase, protein MTGANAGMGRALAEELAFAGKRVVMACRSMERSMPVRDEIATATENPDIRLLPLDLSSFGSILAFAGRLESDGIAVKTLINNAGVMNGEFRTTADGLEQTIGVNYTGTWLLTRLLLHRMGPGSRIVNTLSCTWRIGRLGRDPLRPKAENYSRFGAYSRSKLALLLFTLELADRMKEHGIGVWGADPGVVSTGMITMGRWFDPLADLLFRPLIRTPRQGADTSLWLALGGAAPEGAVYYAGRRPKRLPRRVTGSPCRRTLWEETERLVREKTGLEEI, encoded by the coding sequence GTGACCGGAGCGAACGCCGGTATGGGCCGGGCACTGGCTGAGGAGCTGGCCTTCGCAGGGAAACGGGTCGTCATGGCCTGCCGCAGCATGGAGCGGAGCATGCCCGTCCGGGACGAAATCGCGACCGCGACTGAAAACCCGGACATCCGGCTGCTGCCGCTCGACCTCTCCTCGTTCGGTTCGATCCTTGCTTTCGCAGGGAGACTGGAAAGCGACGGAATCGCCGTAAAGACCTTAATCAACAACGCAGGTGTGATGAACGGAGAGTTTCGCACCACGGCGGACGGACTGGAGCAGACCATAGGAGTGAACTACACCGGCACCTGGCTGCTGACCCGTCTGCTGCTGCACCGCATGGGGCCCGGAAGCCGGATCGTGAACACCCTCTCCTGCACGTGGCGCATCGGCCGGCTGGGCCGCGACCCGTTGCGGCCCAAAGCTGAAAACTACTCCCGTTTCGGAGCCTATTCCCGTTCGAAACTCGCCCTGTTGCTCTTCACGCTGGAACTGGCCGACCGGATGAAGGAACACGGTATCGGCGTCTGGGGCGCCGACCCGGGGGTGGTGAGCACGGGGATGATTACGATGGGCCGCTGGTTCGATCCGCTGGCCGATCTTCTCTTCCGGCCGCTGATCCGCACGCCCCGGCAGGGTGCCGACACGTCCCTGTGGCTGGCACTCGGAGGTGCGGCACCGGAAGGAGCCGTCTATTACGCCGGCCGCCGGCCGAAACGACTCCCCCGGCGGGTGACCGGCTCACCCTGCCGCCGCACGCTGTGGGAGGAAACGGAACGGCTGGTCCGGGAAAAAACCGGTCTCGAAGAGATCTAA
- a CDS encoding SDR family NAD(P)-dependent oxidoreductase has protein sequence MKETESSLRRRALVTGASSGIGLEYARQLAARGFDLLLVSNQEAEQQHVASELAGRYGIDARPLCMDLSRREAAEELYGYCEREGMEIEILINNAGIFFFDDVVEVNTSRLETMTGLHMATPTLLCHLFGRAMKRRGHGHILNMASMAATFAVPGIAVYAASKSYLKIFSKALYNELYDYGVTVTAVCPGAVATDLYGLQPRLQRLGIRLGILMRPERLARKGLRAMFRGKRCVMPGAINRLFVLIPPLIPSPLVRWIKRHAGFYRYGR, from the coding sequence ATGAAAGAGACGGAATCCTCTCTCCGCCGACGGGCGCTGGTCACGGGAGCCAGTTCCGGAATCGGCCTCGAATATGCCCGACAACTGGCGGCGCGGGGCTTCGACCTGCTGCTGGTGAGCAACCAGGAGGCCGAACAGCAACACGTGGCCTCGGAACTGGCCGGACGGTACGGGATCGACGCCCGGCCGCTCTGCATGGACCTCTCGCGCAGGGAAGCCGCCGAAGAGTTGTACGGATACTGCGAACGGGAGGGAATGGAGATCGAGATACTGATCAACAACGCGGGCATCTTCTTTTTCGACGACGTCGTCGAGGTGAACACCTCCCGGCTCGAAACGATGACGGGCCTGCACATGGCCACTCCCACCCTGCTCTGTCACCTGTTCGGCAGAGCGATGAAACGGCGGGGACACGGCCATATCCTCAACATGGCTTCGATGGCGGCTACATTCGCGGTGCCCGGCATCGCGGTCTATGCGGCCAGCAAAAGTTACCTGAAAATCTTTTCGAAAGCGCTGTACAACGAACTGTACGACTACGGGGTTACCGTAACAGCCGTCTGTCCGGGCGCCGTAGCTACCGATCTCTACGGGCTTCAGCCCCGACTCCAGCGGCTGGGCATCCGGCTGGGCATCCTGATGCGGCCCGAACGGCTGGCACGGAAAGGACTGCGGGCGATGTTCCGCGGGAAACGGTGCGTCATGCCGGGGGCGATCAACCGGCTGTTCGTCCTCATCCCGCCGCTGATTCCCTCCCCGCTGGTACGGTGGATCAAACGTCACGCAGGATTTTACCGCTATGGAAGATAA
- a CDS encoding NADH:flavin oxidoreductase: protein MKDSLLFTEGKIGPLRLRNRTIRAAAFEGMCAGNGPTQLLYDYHRSVAAGGIGMTTLAYASVTRNGLSFPHQLWMRPEAVPGLRRITDAIHAEGAAASIQIGHCGNMSKPGMAGETPVSASSGFNLYSPTFVRGLRASELPEMAKAFGQAVRLAREAGFDAVEVHAGHGYLISQFLSPYTNRRRDEYGGQLGNRMKFMRMCMDEVMEAAGSDMAVLVKTNMRDGFRGGLEIDECLEVARALEASGAHALVLSGGFVSKAPMYVMRGEMPIRSMTWYMHPWWLRWGVRMVGRWMIPSVPFKEAYFYEDALRFREALKLPLVYVGGLVSREKIDMVLDSGFEFVAMARALLNTPDFVNRMKAGEACCDCGHSNYCIARMYSREMACHKHLNDLPGCLKREIERLEGK, encoded by the coding sequence ATGAAGGATTCGCTACTTTTCACGGAGGGGAAGATCGGCCCCCTCAGACTGCGCAACCGGACGATCCGGGCCGCCGCATTCGAAGGCATGTGTGCAGGAAACGGCCCCACACAACTGCTCTACGACTACCACCGCAGCGTAGCGGCCGGAGGAATCGGCATGACCACGCTGGCCTACGCTTCGGTCACACGCAACGGTCTTTCGTTTCCGCACCAGCTCTGGATGCGGCCGGAAGCGGTGCCGGGACTGCGGCGCATCACAGACGCCATCCATGCCGAAGGCGCGGCGGCCTCGATTCAGATCGGCCACTGCGGCAATATGTCCAAACCGGGTATGGCGGGTGAAACGCCCGTCTCCGCCTCTTCGGGATTCAACCTCTATTCGCCCACGTTCGTGAGGGGGCTCCGGGCCTCCGAACTGCCCGAAATGGCGAAAGCCTTCGGACAGGCCGTCCGCCTGGCACGCGAAGCGGGTTTCGACGCAGTGGAGGTGCATGCCGGACACGGGTACCTTATCAGCCAGTTCCTTTCGCCCTATACCAACCGGCGCCGGGACGAGTACGGAGGTCAGCTCGGAAACCGCATGAAATTCATGCGCATGTGCATGGACGAAGTGATGGAGGCGGCGGGCAGCGATATGGCCGTGCTGGTGAAAACCAACATGCGGGACGGTTTCCGGGGAGGGCTCGAAATCGACGAGTGCCTCGAAGTGGCCCGGGCGCTGGAAGCCTCGGGGGCCCACGCGCTGGTACTCAGCGGCGGATTCGTGAGCAAGGCCCCGATGTACGTCATGCGGGGAGAGATGCCGATCCGTTCGATGACATGGTACATGCATCCGTGGTGGCTGCGCTGGGGCGTGCGGATGGTCGGACGGTGGATGATTCCCTCGGTGCCCTTCAAAGAGGCCTATTTCTACGAGGATGCGCTCCGTTTCCGCGAGGCGCTGAAACTGCCGCTGGTCTATGTGGGCGGCCTCGTATCGCGCGAAAAGATCGACATGGTACTCGACTCGGGATTCGAATTCGTAGCGATGGCGCGGGCCCTGCTCAACACGCCGGATTTCGTGAACCGCATGAAGGCCGGTGAGGCGTGCTGCGACTGCGGGCACTCCAACTACTGCATCGCCCGGATGTACTCGCGCGAAATGGCCTGCCACAAACACCTGAACGACCTGCCCGGCTGCCTGAAACGGGAAATCGAGCGGTTGGAAGGCAAATAA
- a CDS encoding DUF1295 domain-containing protein gives MTTGQFELFLWIMIALAAVVFVALYFVKAGYGMLRDGRWGPKIDNRVGWIVMEAPVFVAMTLLWWFSDRRDDAVRLVFFGLFQLHYLNRAFVYPLLIRTPSPMPLGIVTMGVVFNVLNACMQGGWIFYFSPEEAYPLSWLGSPQFLAGTLLFFAGMAINLHSDHVIRHLRKPGDRNHYLPRGGFFRYVTSANYFGEIVEWTGFAVLTWSLAGTAFAVWTFANLVPRANTIWHRYGEMFGEEMRGKKLKRVIPYIY, from the coding sequence ATGACAACCGGACAATTCGAACTCTTTCTCTGGATCATGATCGCCCTCGCCGCGGTCGTTTTCGTGGCGCTTTACTTCGTCAAGGCAGGATACGGCATGTTGCGCGACGGGCGCTGGGGACCGAAGATCGACAACCGGGTGGGATGGATCGTGATGGAAGCGCCCGTTTTCGTGGCCATGACGCTGCTGTGGTGGTTCTCCGACCGCCGGGACGATGCGGTGCGGCTCGTCTTTTTCGGGCTGTTCCAGCTCCATTACCTGAACCGGGCCTTCGTCTATCCGCTGCTGATCCGCACGCCGAGCCCCATGCCCCTGGGCATCGTCACGATGGGCGTGGTGTTCAACGTACTGAATGCCTGTATGCAGGGCGGATGGATATTCTATTTCTCACCGGAGGAGGCCTACCCGCTTTCATGGCTCGGTTCGCCCCAATTCCTCGCCGGCACCCTACTCTTTTTCGCAGGCATGGCGATCAACCTCCACTCCGACCATGTCATCCGCCACCTGAGAAAGCCGGGCGACAGGAACCACTACCTGCCCCGCGGCGGATTTTTCCGCTACGTCACCTCGGCCAACTATTTCGGAGAGATCGTCGAATGGACTGGATTCGCCGTTCTGACCTGGTCGCTGGCGGGAACGGCCTTCGCCGTATGGACGTTCGCCAACCTCGTTCCCCGGGCCAACACCATCTGGCACCGTTACGGAGAGATGTTCGGAGAAGAGATGCGCGGGAAAAAACTGAAACGGGTGATACCTTATATATATTAA
- a CDS encoding efflux RND transporter periplasmic adaptor subunit, which produces MVLSSMALAAVSCGGNQRGMGMGGVKAYAVQTLEPTSVSLNTSYPASIQGMQDVEIRPQVSGYITKLCVDEGAVVKKGQALFLIDKVQYEAAVRSAEAAVKMSEAAVATSKLTLNNKQDLYNKNIISEYDLLTAQNNLRTAEAQLAQAKAQLISARQNLEFTTVASPSAGVVGTIPYRVGALVSASSAQPLTTVSDISKMYVYFSMTEKDLLKFVRNGGTVKELLAAMPEVQLKLVDGSIYPAKGRVETLSGVIDKSTGAASIRATFPNDKNILRSGGTGNVLVPMQMDSVLTVPQKATFELQDKKFVYVVTDSATVSTREIQISPVDNGAEYVVTGGLNPGEKIVVEGVVSLREGMKIQPVEKGAAAAVQPAAEAGKAGEAAE; this is translated from the coding sequence ATGGTTTTATCTTCGATGGCGCTGGCCGCGGTCTCCTGCGGTGGGAACCAGCGGGGAATGGGCATGGGCGGTGTGAAAGCCTATGCGGTACAGACGCTGGAGCCCACTTCGGTGAGTCTGAACACCTCCTATCCTGCCTCCATTCAGGGTATGCAGGACGTGGAGATTCGTCCCCAGGTGAGCGGTTACATCACCAAGCTGTGTGTGGATGAAGGTGCGGTGGTGAAAAAAGGGCAGGCGCTCTTTCTGATCGACAAGGTGCAGTATGAGGCTGCCGTGCGCTCTGCCGAGGCTGCCGTGAAGATGTCCGAAGCTGCTGTGGCTACTTCGAAACTGACGCTGAACAACAAACAGGACCTGTATAACAAGAATATCATTTCGGAATATGATCTTTTGACCGCCCAGAACAATCTGCGCACGGCCGAGGCTCAGCTGGCCCAGGCAAAGGCCCAGTTGATTTCCGCCCGTCAGAATCTGGAGTTCACGACCGTGGCCAGTCCTTCGGCCGGTGTGGTGGGAACGATCCCCTACCGGGTGGGAGCGCTGGTGAGCGCTTCGTCGGCACAGCCGCTGACCACGGTATCGGATATCTCCAAGATGTACGTTTACTTCTCGATGACCGAGAAAGACCTGCTCAAGTTCGTGCGGAACGGCGGTACGGTGAAGGAGTTGCTCGCCGCGATGCCCGAGGTGCAGCTCAAGCTGGTCGACGGTTCGATCTATCCCGCCAAGGGACGTGTCGAGACGCTGAGCGGCGTGATCGACAAGAGCACGGGTGCCGCTTCGATCCGGGCCACTTTCCCCAACGACAAGAATATCCTGCGTAGCGGCGGAACGGGTAACGTGTTGGTTCCCATGCAGATGGATTCGGTTCTGACGGTGCCCCAGAAAGCCACTTTCGAATTGCAGGACAAGAAGTTCGTGTATGTGGTGACCGACAGCGCCACCGTGTCTACGCGTGAGATTCAGATATCTCCGGTTGACAACGGTGCGGAATATGTGGTGACGGGCGGTCTGAATCCCGGTGAAAAGATCGTGGTTGAAGGTGTGGTTTCGCTGCGCGAGGGCATGAAGATTCAGCCTGTGGAGAAAGGTGCAGCCGCCGCTGTGCAGCCTGCCGCAGAGGCCGGGAAAGCAGGGGAGGCCGCCGAATAG